A stretch of Canis lupus baileyi chromosome 7, mCanLup2.hap1, whole genome shotgun sequence DNA encodes these proteins:
- the BAG6 gene encoding large proline-rich protein BAG6 isoform X23 — protein sequence MEPTDSTSTTSSMEEPDSLEVLVKTLDSQTRTFIVGAQMNVKEFKEHIAASVSIPSEKQRLIYQGRVLQDDKKLQEYNVGGKVIHLVERAPPQTPLPSGASSGIGSASATHGGGPPPGTRGPGASVHDRNANSYVMVGTFNLPSDGSAVDVHINMEQAPIQSEPRVRLVMAQHMIRDIQTLLSRMECRGGPQAQHSQPPPQTPAVASEPVALSSQTSEAVESEVPPREPMEAEEVEERASAQSPELTPSGPAPVGPAPAPETNAPNHPSPAEYVEVLQELQRLESRLQPFLQRYYEVLGTAATTDYNNNQEGREEDQRLINLVGESLRLLGNTFVALSDLRCNLACAPPRHLHVVRPMSHYTTPMVLQQAAIPIQINVGTTVTMTGNGTRPPPTANAEAAPPGPGQASSLAPTSTTVESSTEGAPPPGPAPPPTTSHPRVIRISHQSVEPVVMMHMNIQDSGTQPGGVPSAPTGPLGPPGHGQTLGSTLIQLPSLPPEFMHAVAHQITHQAMVAAVASAAAGQQVPGFPTAPTRVVIARPTPPQARPSHPGGPPVSGTLQGSGLGTNASLAQMVSGLVGQLLMQPVLVAQGTPGMAPPPAPATASASAGTTNTATTAGPAPGGPAQPPPPQPSAADLQFSQLLGNLLGPAGPGAGGPGMASPTITVAMPGVPAFLQGMTDFLQAAQTAPPPPPPPPPPPPAPEQQTVPPPGSPSGGTGSPGGLGLESLSPEFFTSVVQGVLNSLLGSLGARAGSSESIAAFIQRLSGSSNIFEPGADGALGFFGALLSLLCQNFSMVDVVMLLHGHFQPLQRLQPQLRSFFHQHYLGGQEPTPGNIRTATHTLITGLEEYVRESFSLVQVQPGVDIIRTNLEFLQEQFNSIAAHVLHCTDSGFGARLLELCNQGLFECLALNLHCLGGQQMELAAVINGRIRRMSRGVNPSLVSWLTTMMGLRLQVVLEHMPVGPDAILRYVRRVGDPPQPLPEEPMEVQGSERTSPEPQRENASPAPGTTAEEAMSRGPPPAPEGGGGGSREEQDGAAAETEPWAAAVPPEWVPIIQQDIQSQRKVKPQPPLSDAYLSGMPAKRRKLRADIQKRLQEDPNYSPQRFPNAHRAFTDDP from the exons ATGGAGCCCACTGATAGTACCAGTACCACTTCCAGTATGGAGGAGCCTGACAGCCTGGAGGTGCTGGTGAAGACCTTGGACTCTCAGACTCGGACATTTATTGTGGGGGCCCAG ATGAATGTAAAGGAGTTTAAAGAGCACATTGCTGCCTCTGTTAGTATTCCCTCTGAGAAACAACGGCTCATTTATCAGGGACGAGTTCTGCAGGATGATAAGAAGCTCCAGGAATACA ATGTTGGGGGAAAGGTTATTCACCTGGTGGAACGGGCTCCTCCTCAGACTCCGCTCCCTTCTGGGGCATCTTCTGGGATAGGATCTGCCTCAGCCACCCATGGTGGAGGACCCCCGCCTGGTACTCGGGGGCCTGGGGCCTCTGTTCATGACCGGAATGCCAACAGCTATGTCATGGTTGGAACCTTTAACCTTCCT AGTGACGGCTCTGCTGTGGATGTTCACATCAACATGGAACAGGCCCCGATTCAG AGTGAGCCCCGAGTACGGCTGGTGATGGCTCAACACATGATCAGGGATATACAAACCTTACTATCCCGGATGGAG TGTCGAGGGGGACCCCAAGCACAGCATAGTCAGCCGCCCCCCCAGACACCAGCTGTGGCCTCGGAGCCGGTAGCCTTGAGCTCTCAAACATCAGAAGCAGTTGAGAGTGAAGTGCCTCCTCGGGAGCCTATGGAGGCAGAAGAAGTGGAGGAGCGTGCCTCAGCCCAGAGCCCGGAACTCACCCCTTCTGGCCCAGCCCCAGTGGGCCCAGCACCTGCCCCAGAGACAAATGCACCCAA TCATCCTTCCCCTGCGGAGTATGTCGAAGTGCTTCAGGAGCTACAGCGGCTtgagagccgccttcagcccttcTTGCAGCGCTACTACGAGGTTCTGGGTACTGCTGCCACCACGGACTACAACAATAAC CAGGAGGGCCGAGAAGAGGACCAGCGCTTGATCAACTTAGTGGGGGAGAGCCTGCGGCTGCTGGGTAACACTTTCGTGGCGCTGTCTGACCTGCGCTGCAATCTGGCCTGTGCGCCCCCACGACACCTGCATGTGGTCCGGCCCATGTCTCACTACACTACCCCCATGGTGCTTCAGCAAGCAGCCATTCCCATCCAG ATCAATGTGGGAACCACTGTGACCATGACGGGGAATGGGACTCGGCCCCCCCCAACTGCCAATGCGGAGGCAGCTCCCCCTGGTCCTGGGCAGGCCTCGTCCCTGGCTCCCACTTCTACCACTGTCGAGTCTTCAACCGAGGGGGCTCCCCCGCCAGGGCCAGCTCCCCCCCCAACCACCAGTCACCCGAGGGTCATCCGAATTTCCCACCAGAGCGTGGAACCCGTGGTCATGATGCACATGAATATCCAAG ATTCCGGCACACAGCCTGGTGGAGTTCCGAGTGCTCCCACTGGCCCCCTAGGACCCCCTGGTCATGGCCAGACCCTGG gctccaccctcatccagctgccctccctgccccctgagTTCATGCACGCCGTCGCCCACCAGATCACTCATCAGGCCATGGTGGCAGCTGTTGCCTCCGCGGCCGCAG GACAGCAGGTGCCAGGCTTCCCTACGGCTCCGACCCGGGTGGTGATTGCCCGGCCCACCCCTCCACAGGCTCGGCCTTCCCATCCTGGGGGGCCCCCCGTCTCGGGTACTCTA CAGGGCTCCGGGCTAGGTACCAATGCTTCTCTGGCCCAGATGGTGAGCGGCCTTGTGGGGCAGCTCCTGATGCAGCCTGTTCTGGTGG CTCAGGGGACTCCAGGAATGGCtccacctccagcccctgccACTGCTTCAGCTAGTGCCGGCACTACCAACACCGCTACCACAGCTGGCCCTGCTCCCGGGGGGcctgcccagcctcctcccccTCAGCCCTCGGCCGCCGACCTGCAGTTCTCTCAGCTCCTGGGGAACTTGCTGGGGCCAGCAGGGCCTGGGGCCGGCGGGCCTGGCATGGCTTCTCCCACCATCACCGTGGCCATGCCCGGCGTCCCCGCCTTTCTACAGGGCATGACTGACTTTCTGCAG GCAGCACAGAcagcccctccacccccgccgccgccgccgcccccgcccccagcaccgGAGCAGCAGACTGTGCCCCCACCAGGGTCCCCTTCTGGTGGCACAGGGAGTCCTGGAGGCCTGGGTCTTGAGAGCCTTTCACCGGAGTTTTTTACATCTGTGGTGCAGGGTGTGCTGAACTCCCtgctgggctccctgggggcGCGGGCCGGCAGCAGTGAGAGCATCGCTGCTTTCATCCAGCGCCTCAGCGGATCCAGTAACATCTTCGAGCCTGGGGCAGATGGGGCCCTCG GATTCTTCGGGGCCCTGCTTTCTCTTTTGTGCCAGAACTTTTCCATGGTAGACGTGGTGATGCTTCTTCACGGCCATTTCCAGCCACTGCAGCGGCTCCAGCCCCAGCTGCGGTCCTTTTTCCACCAGCACTACCTGGGTGGCCAAGAGCCCACACCCGGTAACATACGG ACGGCGACCCACACATTGATCACGGGGCTGGAAGAATACGTGCGGGAGAGTTTC TCTTTGGTGCAGGTTCAGCCTGGTGTGGACATCATCCGGACCAACCTGGAGTTTCTCCAGGAGCAGTTCAACAGCATTGCTGCTCATGTGCTGCACTGCACAG ATAGTGGATTTGGGGCCCGTTTGTTGGAGTTGTGTAACCAGGGCCTGTTTGAGTGCCTGGCCCTCAACCTGCACTGCTTGGGGGGCCAGCAGATGGAACTCGCTGCTGTCATCAATGGCCGGATA CGTCGCATGTCTCGTGGGGTGAACCCGTCCCTGGTGAGCTGGCTGACCACTATGATGGGGCTGAGGCTTCAGGTGGTTCTGGAGCACATGCCTGTGGGCCCCGATGCCATCCTCAGATACGTCCGCAGGGTTGGCGACCCACCCCAG CCACTTCCTGAGGAGCCGATGGAAGTTCAGGGATCAGAGAGGACTTCTCCTGAGCCTCAG CGGGAGAATGCCTCCCCGGCCCCAGGAACAACGGCAGAAGAGGCCATGTCTCGAGGGCCTCCTCCTGCACctgagggcggcggcggcggctcccgtGAAGAGCAGGACGGAGCTGCAGCCGAGACTGAGCCTTGGGCAGCTGCCGTCCCCCCA GAGTGGGTCCCGATTATCCAGCAGGACATTCAGAGCCAGCGGAAAGTGAAGCCGCAGCCCCCCTTGAGCGATGCCTACCTCAGTGGTATGCCTGCCAAGAGACGCAAG ctccGGGCTGATATACAGAAGCGACTGCAGGAAGACCCCAACTACAGCCCCCAGCGCTTCCCTAATGCCCACCGGGCCTTCACTGATGATCCCTAG
- the BAG6 gene encoding large proline-rich protein BAG6 isoform X4, whose product MEPTDSTSTTSSMEEPDSLEVLVKTLDSQTRTFIVGAQMNVKEFKEHIAASVSIPSEKQRLIYQGRVLQDDKKLQEYNVGGKVIHLVERAPPQTPLPSGASSGIGSASATHGGGPPPGTRGPGASVHDRNANSYVMVGTFNLPSDGSAVDVHINMEQAPIQSEPRVRLVMAQHMIRDIQTLLSRMECRGGPQAQHSQPPPQTPAVASEPVALSSQTSEAVESEVPPREPMEAEEVEERASAQSPELTPSGPAPVGPAPAPETNAPNHPSPAEYVEVLQELQRLESRLQPFLQRYYEVLGTAATTDYNNNQEGREEDQRLINLVGESLRLLGNTFVALSDLRCNLACAPPRHLHVVRPMSHYTTPMVLQQAAIPIQINVGTTVTMTGNGTRPPPTANAEAAPPGPGQASSLAPTSTTVESSTEGAPPPGPAPPPTTSHPRVIRISHQSVEPVVMMHMNIQDSGTQPGGVPSAPTGPLGPPGHGQTLGSTLIQLPSLPPEFMHAVAHQITHQAMVAAVASAAAGQQVPGFPTAPTRVVIARPTPPQARPSHPGGPPVSGTLGSGLGTNASLAQMVSGLVGQLLMQPVLVAQGTPGMAPPPAPATASASAGTTNTATTAGPAPGGPAQPPPPQPSAADLQFSQLLGNLLGPAGPGAGGPGMASPTITVAMPGVPAFLQGMTDFLQAAQTAPPPPPPPPPPPPAPEQQTVPPPGSPSGGTGSPGGLGLESLSPEFFTSVVQGVLNSLLGSLGARAGSSESIAAFIQRLSGSSNIFEPGADGALGFFGALLSLLCQNFSMVDVVMLLHGHFQPLQRLQPQLRSFFHQHYLGGQEPTPGNIRTATHTLITGLEEYVRESFSLVQVQPGVDIIRTNLEFLQEQFNSIAAHVLHCTDSGFGARLLELCNQGLFECLALNLHCLGGQQMELAAVINGRIRRMSRGVNPSLVSWLTTMMGLRLQVVLEHMPVGPDAILRYVRRVGDPPQPLPEEPMEVQGSERTSPEPQRENASPAPGTTAEEAMSRGPPPAPEGGGGGSREEQDGAAAETEPWAAAVPPEWVPIIQQDIQSQRKVKPQPPLSDAYLSGMPAKRRKTMQGEGPQLLLSEAVSRAAKAAGARPLTSPESLSRDLEAPEVQESYRQQLRADIQKRLQEDPNYSPQRFPNAHRAFTDDP is encoded by the exons ATGGAGCCCACTGATAGTACCAGTACCACTTCCAGTATGGAGGAGCCTGACAGCCTGGAGGTGCTGGTGAAGACCTTGGACTCTCAGACTCGGACATTTATTGTGGGGGCCCAG ATGAATGTAAAGGAGTTTAAAGAGCACATTGCTGCCTCTGTTAGTATTCCCTCTGAGAAACAACGGCTCATTTATCAGGGACGAGTTCTGCAGGATGATAAGAAGCTCCAGGAATACA ATGTTGGGGGAAAGGTTATTCACCTGGTGGAACGGGCTCCTCCTCAGACTCCGCTCCCTTCTGGGGCATCTTCTGGGATAGGATCTGCCTCAGCCACCCATGGTGGAGGACCCCCGCCTGGTACTCGGGGGCCTGGGGCCTCTGTTCATGACCGGAATGCCAACAGCTATGTCATGGTTGGAACCTTTAACCTTCCT AGTGACGGCTCTGCTGTGGATGTTCACATCAACATGGAACAGGCCCCGATTCAG AGTGAGCCCCGAGTACGGCTGGTGATGGCTCAACACATGATCAGGGATATACAAACCTTACTATCCCGGATGGAG TGTCGAGGGGGACCCCAAGCACAGCATAGTCAGCCGCCCCCCCAGACACCAGCTGTGGCCTCGGAGCCGGTAGCCTTGAGCTCTCAAACATCAGAAGCAGTTGAGAGTGAAGTGCCTCCTCGGGAGCCTATGGAGGCAGAAGAAGTGGAGGAGCGTGCCTCAGCCCAGAGCCCGGAACTCACCCCTTCTGGCCCAGCCCCAGTGGGCCCAGCACCTGCCCCAGAGACAAATGCACCCAA TCATCCTTCCCCTGCGGAGTATGTCGAAGTGCTTCAGGAGCTACAGCGGCTtgagagccgccttcagcccttcTTGCAGCGCTACTACGAGGTTCTGGGTACTGCTGCCACCACGGACTACAACAATAAC CAGGAGGGCCGAGAAGAGGACCAGCGCTTGATCAACTTAGTGGGGGAGAGCCTGCGGCTGCTGGGTAACACTTTCGTGGCGCTGTCTGACCTGCGCTGCAATCTGGCCTGTGCGCCCCCACGACACCTGCATGTGGTCCGGCCCATGTCTCACTACACTACCCCCATGGTGCTTCAGCAAGCAGCCATTCCCATCCAG ATCAATGTGGGAACCACTGTGACCATGACGGGGAATGGGACTCGGCCCCCCCCAACTGCCAATGCGGAGGCAGCTCCCCCTGGTCCTGGGCAGGCCTCGTCCCTGGCTCCCACTTCTACCACTGTCGAGTCTTCAACCGAGGGGGCTCCCCCGCCAGGGCCAGCTCCCCCCCCAACCACCAGTCACCCGAGGGTCATCCGAATTTCCCACCAGAGCGTGGAACCCGTGGTCATGATGCACATGAATATCCAAG ATTCCGGCACACAGCCTGGTGGAGTTCCGAGTGCTCCCACTGGCCCCCTAGGACCCCCTGGTCATGGCCAGACCCTGG gctccaccctcatccagctgccctccctgccccctgagTTCATGCACGCCGTCGCCCACCAGATCACTCATCAGGCCATGGTGGCAGCTGTTGCCTCCGCGGCCGCAG GACAGCAGGTGCCAGGCTTCCCTACGGCTCCGACCCGGGTGGTGATTGCCCGGCCCACCCCTCCACAGGCTCGGCCTTCCCATCCTGGGGGGCCCCCCGTCTCGGGTACTCTA GGCTCCGGGCTAGGTACCAATGCTTCTCTGGCCCAGATGGTGAGCGGCCTTGTGGGGCAGCTCCTGATGCAGCCTGTTCTGGTGG CTCAGGGGACTCCAGGAATGGCtccacctccagcccctgccACTGCTTCAGCTAGTGCCGGCACTACCAACACCGCTACCACAGCTGGCCCTGCTCCCGGGGGGcctgcccagcctcctcccccTCAGCCCTCGGCCGCCGACCTGCAGTTCTCTCAGCTCCTGGGGAACTTGCTGGGGCCAGCAGGGCCTGGGGCCGGCGGGCCTGGCATGGCTTCTCCCACCATCACCGTGGCCATGCCCGGCGTCCCCGCCTTTCTACAGGGCATGACTGACTTTCTGCAG GCAGCACAGAcagcccctccacccccgccgccgccgccgcccccgcccccagcaccgGAGCAGCAGACTGTGCCCCCACCAGGGTCCCCTTCTGGTGGCACAGGGAGTCCTGGAGGCCTGGGTCTTGAGAGCCTTTCACCGGAGTTTTTTACATCTGTGGTGCAGGGTGTGCTGAACTCCCtgctgggctccctgggggcGCGGGCCGGCAGCAGTGAGAGCATCGCTGCTTTCATCCAGCGCCTCAGCGGATCCAGTAACATCTTCGAGCCTGGGGCAGATGGGGCCCTCG GATTCTTCGGGGCCCTGCTTTCTCTTTTGTGCCAGAACTTTTCCATGGTAGACGTGGTGATGCTTCTTCACGGCCATTTCCAGCCACTGCAGCGGCTCCAGCCCCAGCTGCGGTCCTTTTTCCACCAGCACTACCTGGGTGGCCAAGAGCCCACACCCGGTAACATACGG ACGGCGACCCACACATTGATCACGGGGCTGGAAGAATACGTGCGGGAGAGTTTC TCTTTGGTGCAGGTTCAGCCTGGTGTGGACATCATCCGGACCAACCTGGAGTTTCTCCAGGAGCAGTTCAACAGCATTGCTGCTCATGTGCTGCACTGCACAG ATAGTGGATTTGGGGCCCGTTTGTTGGAGTTGTGTAACCAGGGCCTGTTTGAGTGCCTGGCCCTCAACCTGCACTGCTTGGGGGGCCAGCAGATGGAACTCGCTGCTGTCATCAATGGCCGGATA CGTCGCATGTCTCGTGGGGTGAACCCGTCCCTGGTGAGCTGGCTGACCACTATGATGGGGCTGAGGCTTCAGGTGGTTCTGGAGCACATGCCTGTGGGCCCCGATGCCATCCTCAGATACGTCCGCAGGGTTGGCGACCCACCCCAG CCACTTCCTGAGGAGCCGATGGAAGTTCAGGGATCAGAGAGGACTTCTCCTGAGCCTCAG CGGGAGAATGCCTCCCCGGCCCCAGGAACAACGGCAGAAGAGGCCATGTCTCGAGGGCCTCCTCCTGCACctgagggcggcggcggcggctcccgtGAAGAGCAGGACGGAGCTGCAGCCGAGACTGAGCCTTGGGCAGCTGCCGTCCCCCCA GAGTGGGTCCCGATTATCCAGCAGGACATTCAGAGCCAGCGGAAAGTGAAGCCGCAGCCCCCCTTGAGCGATGCCTACCTCAGTGGTATGCCTGCCAAGAGACGCAAG ACGATGCAGGGTGAGGGCCCCCAGCTGCTTCTCTCAGAGGCCGTGAGCCGGGCAGCTAAGGCAGCCGGAGCTCGGCCCCTGACGAGCCCCGAGAGCCTGAGCCGGGACCTGGAGGCACCAGAGGTTCAGGAGAGCTACAGGCAGCAG ctccGGGCTGATATACAGAAGCGACTGCAGGAAGACCCCAACTACAGCCCCCAGCGCTTCCCTAATGCCCACCGGGCCTTCACTGATGATCCCTAG
- the BAG6 gene encoding large proline-rich protein BAG6 isoform X1 yields the protein MEPTDSTSTTSSMEEPDSLEVLVKTLDSQTRTFIVGAQMNVKEFKEHIAASVSIPSEKQRLIYQGRVLQDDKKLQEYNVGGKVIHLVERAPPQTPLPSGASSGIGSASATHGGGPPPGTRGPGASVHDRNANSYVMVGTFNLPSDGSAVDVHINMEQAPIQSEPRVRLVMAQHMIRDIQTLLSRMESPLPLVSRISPLQCRGGPQAQHSQPPPQTPAVASEPVALSSQTSEAVESEVPPREPMEAEEVEERASAQSPELTPSGPAPVGPAPAPETNAPNHPSPAEYVEVLQELQRLESRLQPFLQRYYEVLGTAATTDYNNNQEGREEDQRLINLVGESLRLLGNTFVALSDLRCNLACAPPRHLHVVRPMSHYTTPMVLQQAAIPIQINVGTTVTMTGNGTRPPPTANAEAAPPGPGQASSLAPTSTTVESSTEGAPPPGPAPPPTTSHPRVIRISHQSVEPVVMMHMNIQDSGTQPGGVPSAPTGPLGPPGHGQTLGSTLIQLPSLPPEFMHAVAHQITHQAMVAAVASAAAGQQVPGFPTAPTRVVIARPTPPQARPSHPGGPPVSGTLQGSGLGTNASLAQMVSGLVGQLLMQPVLVAQGTPGMAPPPAPATASASAGTTNTATTAGPAPGGPAQPPPPQPSAADLQFSQLLGNLLGPAGPGAGGPGMASPTITVAMPGVPAFLQGMTDFLQAAQTAPPPPPPPPPPPPAPEQQTVPPPGSPSGGTGSPGGLGLESLSPEFFTSVVQGVLNSLLGSLGARAGSSESIAAFIQRLSGSSNIFEPGADGALGFFGALLSLLCQNFSMVDVVMLLHGHFQPLQRLQPQLRSFFHQHYLGGQEPTPGNIRTATHTLITGLEEYVRESFSLVQVQPGVDIIRTNLEFLQEQFNSIAAHVLHCTDSGFGARLLELCNQGLFECLALNLHCLGGQQMELAAVINGRIRRMSRGVNPSLVSWLTTMMGLRLQVVLEHMPVGPDAILRYVRRVGDPPQPLPEEPMEVQGSERTSPEPQRENASPAPGTTAEEAMSRGPPPAPEGGGGGSREEQDGAAAETEPWAAAVPPEWVPIIQQDIQSQRKVKPQPPLSDAYLSGMPAKRRKTMQGEGPQLLLSEAVSRAAKAAGARPLTSPESLSRDLEAPEVQESYRQQLRADIQKRLQEDPNYSPQRFPNAHRAFTDDP from the exons ATGGAGCCCACTGATAGTACCAGTACCACTTCCAGTATGGAGGAGCCTGACAGCCTGGAGGTGCTGGTGAAGACCTTGGACTCTCAGACTCGGACATTTATTGTGGGGGCCCAG ATGAATGTAAAGGAGTTTAAAGAGCACATTGCTGCCTCTGTTAGTATTCCCTCTGAGAAACAACGGCTCATTTATCAGGGACGAGTTCTGCAGGATGATAAGAAGCTCCAGGAATACA ATGTTGGGGGAAAGGTTATTCACCTGGTGGAACGGGCTCCTCCTCAGACTCCGCTCCCTTCTGGGGCATCTTCTGGGATAGGATCTGCCTCAGCCACCCATGGTGGAGGACCCCCGCCTGGTACTCGGGGGCCTGGGGCCTCTGTTCATGACCGGAATGCCAACAGCTATGTCATGGTTGGAACCTTTAACCTTCCT AGTGACGGCTCTGCTGTGGATGTTCACATCAACATGGAACAGGCCCCGATTCAG AGTGAGCCCCGAGTACGGCTGGTGATGGCTCAACACATGATCAGGGATATACAAACCTTACTATCCCGGATGGAG TCTCCTCTTCCTCTGGTATCCCGAATCTCTCCACTTCAGTGTCGAGGGGGACCCCAAGCACAGCATAGTCAGCCGCCCCCCCAGACACCAGCTGTGGCCTCGGAGCCGGTAGCCTTGAGCTCTCAAACATCAGAAGCAGTTGAGAGTGAAGTGCCTCCTCGGGAGCCTATGGAGGCAGAAGAAGTGGAGGAGCGTGCCTCAGCCCAGAGCCCGGAACTCACCCCTTCTGGCCCAGCCCCAGTGGGCCCAGCACCTGCCCCAGAGACAAATGCACCCAA TCATCCTTCCCCTGCGGAGTATGTCGAAGTGCTTCAGGAGCTACAGCGGCTtgagagccgccttcagcccttcTTGCAGCGCTACTACGAGGTTCTGGGTACTGCTGCCACCACGGACTACAACAATAAC CAGGAGGGCCGAGAAGAGGACCAGCGCTTGATCAACTTAGTGGGGGAGAGCCTGCGGCTGCTGGGTAACACTTTCGTGGCGCTGTCTGACCTGCGCTGCAATCTGGCCTGTGCGCCCCCACGACACCTGCATGTGGTCCGGCCCATGTCTCACTACACTACCCCCATGGTGCTTCAGCAAGCAGCCATTCCCATCCAG ATCAATGTGGGAACCACTGTGACCATGACGGGGAATGGGACTCGGCCCCCCCCAACTGCCAATGCGGAGGCAGCTCCCCCTGGTCCTGGGCAGGCCTCGTCCCTGGCTCCCACTTCTACCACTGTCGAGTCTTCAACCGAGGGGGCTCCCCCGCCAGGGCCAGCTCCCCCCCCAACCACCAGTCACCCGAGGGTCATCCGAATTTCCCACCAGAGCGTGGAACCCGTGGTCATGATGCACATGAATATCCAAG ATTCCGGCACACAGCCTGGTGGAGTTCCGAGTGCTCCCACTGGCCCCCTAGGACCCCCTGGTCATGGCCAGACCCTGG gctccaccctcatccagctgccctccctgccccctgagTTCATGCACGCCGTCGCCCACCAGATCACTCATCAGGCCATGGTGGCAGCTGTTGCCTCCGCGGCCGCAG GACAGCAGGTGCCAGGCTTCCCTACGGCTCCGACCCGGGTGGTGATTGCCCGGCCCACCCCTCCACAGGCTCGGCCTTCCCATCCTGGGGGGCCCCCCGTCTCGGGTACTCTA CAGGGCTCCGGGCTAGGTACCAATGCTTCTCTGGCCCAGATGGTGAGCGGCCTTGTGGGGCAGCTCCTGATGCAGCCTGTTCTGGTGG CTCAGGGGACTCCAGGAATGGCtccacctccagcccctgccACTGCTTCAGCTAGTGCCGGCACTACCAACACCGCTACCACAGCTGGCCCTGCTCCCGGGGGGcctgcccagcctcctcccccTCAGCCCTCGGCCGCCGACCTGCAGTTCTCTCAGCTCCTGGGGAACTTGCTGGGGCCAGCAGGGCCTGGGGCCGGCGGGCCTGGCATGGCTTCTCCCACCATCACCGTGGCCATGCCCGGCGTCCCCGCCTTTCTACAGGGCATGACTGACTTTCTGCAG GCAGCACAGAcagcccctccacccccgccgccgccgccgcccccgcccccagcaccgGAGCAGCAGACTGTGCCCCCACCAGGGTCCCCTTCTGGTGGCACAGGGAGTCCTGGAGGCCTGGGTCTTGAGAGCCTTTCACCGGAGTTTTTTACATCTGTGGTGCAGGGTGTGCTGAACTCCCtgctgggctccctgggggcGCGGGCCGGCAGCAGTGAGAGCATCGCTGCTTTCATCCAGCGCCTCAGCGGATCCAGTAACATCTTCGAGCCTGGGGCAGATGGGGCCCTCG GATTCTTCGGGGCCCTGCTTTCTCTTTTGTGCCAGAACTTTTCCATGGTAGACGTGGTGATGCTTCTTCACGGCCATTTCCAGCCACTGCAGCGGCTCCAGCCCCAGCTGCGGTCCTTTTTCCACCAGCACTACCTGGGTGGCCAAGAGCCCACACCCGGTAACATACGG ACGGCGACCCACACATTGATCACGGGGCTGGAAGAATACGTGCGGGAGAGTTTC TCTTTGGTGCAGGTTCAGCCTGGTGTGGACATCATCCGGACCAACCTGGAGTTTCTCCAGGAGCAGTTCAACAGCATTGCTGCTCATGTGCTGCACTGCACAG ATAGTGGATTTGGGGCCCGTTTGTTGGAGTTGTGTAACCAGGGCCTGTTTGAGTGCCTGGCCCTCAACCTGCACTGCTTGGGGGGCCAGCAGATGGAACTCGCTGCTGTCATCAATGGCCGGATA CGTCGCATGTCTCGTGGGGTGAACCCGTCCCTGGTGAGCTGGCTGACCACTATGATGGGGCTGAGGCTTCAGGTGGTTCTGGAGCACATGCCTGTGGGCCCCGATGCCATCCTCAGATACGTCCGCAGGGTTGGCGACCCACCCCAG CCACTTCCTGAGGAGCCGATGGAAGTTCAGGGATCAGAGAGGACTTCTCCTGAGCCTCAG CGGGAGAATGCCTCCCCGGCCCCAGGAACAACGGCAGAAGAGGCCATGTCTCGAGGGCCTCCTCCTGCACctgagggcggcggcggcggctcccgtGAAGAGCAGGACGGAGCTGCAGCCGAGACTGAGCCTTGGGCAGCTGCCGTCCCCCCA GAGTGGGTCCCGATTATCCAGCAGGACATTCAGAGCCAGCGGAAAGTGAAGCCGCAGCCCCCCTTGAGCGATGCCTACCTCAGTGGTATGCCTGCCAAGAGACGCAAG ACGATGCAGGGTGAGGGCCCCCAGCTGCTTCTCTCAGAGGCCGTGAGCCGGGCAGCTAAGGCAGCCGGAGCTCGGCCCCTGACGAGCCCCGAGAGCCTGAGCCGGGACCTGGAGGCACCAGAGGTTCAGGAGAGCTACAGGCAGCAG ctccGGGCTGATATACAGAAGCGACTGCAGGAAGACCCCAACTACAGCCCCCAGCGCTTCCCTAATGCCCACCGGGCCTTCACTGATGATCCCTAG